A single region of the Bdellovibrionales bacterium CG10_big_fil_rev_8_21_14_0_10_45_34 genome encodes:
- a CDS encoding CDP-paratose 2-epimerase: MRLLITGGCGFLGSNLAAHALDKGYELAIFDNLSRAGATLNLEWLKSKGKFHFFASDIRSFNDVERAVKEFSPDAVFHLAGQVAMTTSIENPRKDFEINALGSFNVLEAVRTHSPKAQIAYSSTNKVYGDLGDIAFVEEPTRYRAKDFPGGFDESLRLHFESPYGCSKGSADQYMLDYSKIFGLNTVVFRHSSIFGGRQFSTFDQGWVGWFVQKALEAKSAKKQDGFTISGDGKQVRDVLFASDLVNLYFSVLSQPTPLKGEVFNIGGGIENSLSLLELFSYLEESLNVKLQYTKLPWRASDQRVFVANISKAKEILGWSPQVTAHQGLDAMIEWQKSQLDLQK, from the coding sequence ATGAGGCTCTTGATAACCGGAGGATGCGGCTTTCTAGGCTCGAATCTTGCGGCTCATGCTCTAGATAAAGGGTATGAGCTTGCAATTTTTGACAACCTTTCAAGAGCTGGTGCAACTCTCAATCTGGAGTGGCTCAAGTCAAAAGGTAAATTTCATTTTTTTGCATCCGACATTCGAAGTTTCAATGATGTTGAACGAGCCGTTAAAGAGTTTTCACCAGATGCAGTTTTTCATTTAGCGGGTCAAGTTGCCATGACAACCTCTATTGAAAACCCTAGAAAAGATTTTGAAATCAATGCCTTGGGCTCTTTTAACGTCCTAGAGGCTGTTCGAACTCACTCTCCGAAGGCCCAGATTGCCTATTCTTCTACTAACAAAGTTTACGGAGATCTCGGCGATATAGCATTTGTCGAGGAGCCAACAAGGTACCGCGCAAAAGACTTTCCGGGCGGTTTTGACGAGTCACTTCGACTTCACTTTGAATCGCCGTATGGCTGCTCAAAAGGTTCCGCCGATCAGTACATGCTAGATTATTCGAAAATCTTTGGCCTGAATACCGTCGTCTTTAGACACTCATCTATTTTTGGTGGTCGTCAGTTTTCGACATTTGATCAAGGCTGGGTGGGATGGTTTGTGCAAAAGGCGCTTGAAGCAAAGTCGGCAAAAAAACAAGATGGCTTCACGATCTCAGGAGATGGCAAACAAGTGCGCGATGTTCTATTTGCCTCAGATTTGGTAAACTTGTACTTCTCTGTGCTCTCGCAACCCACTCCCTTGAAAGGAGAGGTTTTTAATATCGGCGGCGGTATAGAAAACAGTCTATCGCTACTCGAGTTATTCAGCTATCTTGAAGAATCTCTTAATGTGAAATTGCAATACACAAAGCTCCCTTGGCGAGCGAGCGATCAGAGGGTATTTGTAGCAAACATAAGTAAGGCAAAAGAGATACTGGGTTGGTCACCACAAGTGACTGCCCACCAAGGCCTTGATGCCATGATCGAGTGGCAGAAATCGCAGTTAGATCTTCAAAAGTAA
- a CDS encoding TrmH family RNA methyltransferase has product MKYKKDIARKFVEEKRQNAVYAKAGVFELVIILDSLKETFNAGKIFRSAEIFSVKEVHLIQIPFFDPFPAKGAVRYVPMRCYDSFSQSYEHLKNEGYEFYVFDAQSDVVLGQTQLAKKATFVFGPEAGGFSFAPEKYPDLHKIRIQQFGKIESLNVSIAASIAMYEYVRQHS; this is encoded by the coding sequence TTGAAATATAAAAAGGATATCGCGAGGAAATTTGTAGAAGAAAAGCGTCAAAACGCGGTGTACGCCAAAGCCGGAGTTTTTGAACTCGTTATTATTCTCGATAGCCTTAAAGAGACTTTTAACGCGGGTAAAATTTTTCGGTCTGCCGAAATCTTTTCAGTCAAAGAGGTTCACCTTATTCAGATTCCCTTTTTTGATCCATTTCCCGCTAAAGGAGCCGTTCGATACGTACCGATGAGGTGCTACGATTCTTTCTCGCAAAGCTACGAGCACCTAAAAAATGAGGGTTACGAGTTCTATGTTTTTGATGCCCAGTCAGACGTGGTGCTTGGGCAAACTCAACTTGCCAAAAAGGCGACGTTTGTTTTTGGCCCAGAGGCTGGTGGGTTTTCTTTCGCCCCGGAGAAGTACCCCGACCTGCACAAAATCAGGATTCAACAATTCGGAAAAATTGAAAGCCTCAACGTGAGTATTGCCGCCTCCATCGCCATGTATGAATACGTCAGGCAACATAGCTAA
- a CDS encoding 2,3-bisphosphoglycerate-dependent phosphoglycerate mutase (catalyzes the interconversion of 2-phosphoglycerate to 3-phosphoglycerate) — translation MAQLILVRHGQSDYNLKNLFTGWLDVDLTEQGIQEAKKAAQSMSDKKMRPHLAFTSALKRAQHTLKIILKDLELENIPVMKDQALNERHYGELQGKNKAETAEQFGEEQVKIWRRSFDVPPPGGESLKDTMERTLPYFDSHIKPELLRDRDVLVVAHGNSLRSIVMAVEKMTPEQILKTELATGEARIYNFDTQTEQFSLVNNPSPKM, via the coding sequence ATGGCACAGTTGATTTTGGTCCGGCATGGACAGTCTGATTACAATCTCAAAAATCTCTTCACGGGTTGGCTCGATGTCGACTTGACCGAACAGGGTATTCAAGAAGCCAAAAAAGCGGCCCAATCGATGAGTGACAAAAAGATGCGGCCTCATTTAGCTTTTACATCGGCCCTAAAGAGAGCTCAGCACACACTTAAAATTATTTTAAAGGATCTCGAGCTAGAGAACATCCCTGTTATGAAAGATCAGGCGCTCAACGAGCGACACTACGGAGAGCTTCAGGGTAAAAATAAGGCTGAAACCGCAGAACAGTTCGGTGAAGAACAAGTAAAAATATGGCGCCGAAGTTTTGACGTGCCTCCTCCGGGCGGCGAGAGCTTAAAAGATACAATGGAGCGAACACTCCCCTATTTTGATTCGCACATTAAGCCCGAGCTTTTGAGAGATCGCGACGTACTTGTAGTCGCTCATGGCAATAGTTTGCGCTCGATCGTGATGGCCGTTGAAAAAATGACTCCCGAGCAGATTTTAAAAACTGAACTAGCAACTGGCGAAGCGCGCATCTACAATTTCGACACTCAAACAGAGCAGTTTTCTTTGGTAAATAACCCTAGTCCTAAAATGTGA